A stretch of Brevundimonas naejangsanensis DNA encodes these proteins:
- a CDS encoding PAS domain-containing hybrid sensor histidine kinase/response regulator, protein MTHGHHLGRAGARDARSRWRHARSALTRSLAVQAGLPETLEDILSSILNISSEGIIVADQDQRILLFSKGAEAIFGYSASEALGQSIDMLIPHDSRQAHRQRVQGFAAGAILSRRMGNRQDITGLTKDGRLTPIEVGLSKVTTRSGMIYTAIIRDISDRVATEAALNQAVSDAIAANAAKSAFLAAMSHEVRTPLNGVLGMAQAMARDPLSPKQAERLDIIRRSGESLLGTLNDMLDLSKIEAGKLEIEMLEFDLGALIEGACETFSALAAQKGLTFEARIAPQAQGAYVGDPLRLRQVLNNLISNAVKFTERGRVEVAVDREDGRLIIAVRDTGMGISPEIRDRLFSKFEQGDLAVTRRHGGTGLGLAICQDLVRLMGGDIAACDTPVGAGATFTVRLPLEHVGEVPPLPDLAEEAVEAAHAASVRLLVAEDNRANQLVIDTLLRQAGIAPVIVPDGRAAVSAWEDQPWDLILMDVQMPEMDGPTATSIIRRRELDRGQARTPILALTANAMDHQLAEYRQAGMDGLVAKPIEVDKLFAAIFDVINARSAA, encoded by the coding sequence ATGACACATGGCCATCACCTCGGCAGAGCGGGCGCCCGCGACGCCCGCTCGCGCTGGCGCCACGCCCGGAGCGCCCTGACCCGGAGCCTGGCGGTTCAGGCCGGCCTGCCCGAAACCCTGGAGGACATCCTCAGCAGCATCCTGAACATCTCGTCCGAGGGGATCATCGTCGCGGACCAGGATCAGCGGATCCTGCTGTTCAGCAAGGGGGCCGAGGCCATCTTCGGCTATTCGGCCTCCGAGGCCCTGGGCCAGTCCATCGACATGCTCATCCCGCACGACAGCCGCCAGGCGCACCGGCAGCGCGTCCAGGGCTTCGCCGCGGGGGCCATCCTCAGCCGCCGCATGGGCAATCGCCAGGACATCACCGGCCTGACCAAGGACGGCCGCCTGACGCCGATCGAGGTCGGCCTGTCGAAGGTGACGACGCGCAGCGGCATGATCTACACGGCCATCATCCGCGACATCTCGGACCGCGTGGCGACCGAGGCCGCGCTGAATCAGGCCGTCAGCGACGCCATCGCCGCCAACGCCGCCAAATCGGCCTTCCTGGCCGCCATGAGCCATGAGGTCCGCACGCCGCTGAACGGCGTTCTGGGCATGGCGCAGGCCATGGCCCGCGACCCTCTGTCGCCCAAGCAGGCGGAGCGGCTCGACATCATCCGCCGGTCGGGCGAGAGCCTGCTGGGCACGCTCAACGACATGCTCGACCTGTCCAAGATCGAAGCCGGCAAGCTCGAGATCGAGATGCTGGAGTTCGACCTCGGCGCGCTGATCGAGGGCGCCTGCGAGACCTTCTCGGCCCTGGCTGCGCAAAAAGGGCTGACGTTCGAGGCCCGCATCGCGCCCCAGGCCCAGGGCGCCTACGTCGGCGATCCCCTGCGGCTGCGCCAGGTGCTCAACAACCTGATCTCGAACGCCGTCAAATTCACCGAGCGCGGCCGGGTCGAGGTCGCCGTCGACCGCGAGGACGGCCGCCTGATCATCGCGGTCAGGGACACCGGCATGGGGATATCCCCCGAGATCCGCGACCGGCTTTTCAGCAAGTTCGAGCAAGGCGACCTCGCCGTCACCCGCCGCCACGGCGGCACGGGGCTGGGCCTGGCCATCTGTCAGGACCTGGTGCGGCTGATGGGCGGCGACATCGCCGCCTGCGACACCCCGGTCGGGGCCGGTGCGACCTTCACCGTGCGCCTGCCCCTCGAACACGTCGGCGAGGTGCCGCCCCTGCCGGACCTGGCCGAGGAGGCTGTGGAGGCCGCGCACGCCGCGTCGGTGCGCCTGCTGGTGGCCGAGGACAATCGCGCCAATCAGCTCGTCATCGACACCCTGCTGCGACAGGCGGGCATCGCGCCGGTCATCGTCCCCGATGGCCGGGCGGCCGTGTCGGCCTGGGAGGACCAGCCCTGGGACCTGATCCTGATGGACGTGCAGATGCCCGAGATGGACGGCCCGACGGCCACCTCGATCATCCGGCGGCGCGAACTGGACCGGGGGCAGGCGCGCACGCCGATCCTCGCCCTGACGGCCAACGCCATGGATCATCAGCTCGCGGAGTATCGACAGGCGGGCATGGACGGCCTGGTGGCCAAGCCCATCGAGGTCGACAAGCTCTTCGCGGCGATCTTCGACGTGATCAACGCCCGGTCCGCCGCCTGA
- a CDS encoding BLUF domain-containing protein yields the protein MSFNILTLTGEQIRAARALSRIEQAELARRSSLSLETIKRLERIRGPVDANARTLRAIQEAFAALGVRFAGDGGGQVGVLRDAAEAQPAPRRAAPDADADLHRLIYHSRIERTGEGSLRPMLAYIHSEALALHAGLGITGIIFAREGHLLQALEGDRASVHQAYRAISCYPQHRDLRLLEDRSITRRQFPEFSFCCGLFPSDIQLTAGEPAFQGEFQPAALTPNAAAGLLGLAQDLQRMAPRNARGAPGACPLAATCMDSTCSGGPHPPASAIAPQAH from the coding sequence ATGTCCTTCAACATACTAACCCTGACCGGCGAACAGATTCGCGCGGCGCGCGCGCTCTCCAGAATCGAGCAAGCCGAACTGGCGCGGCGATCAAGCCTCAGCCTGGAGACCATCAAGCGGCTGGAACGCATCCGCGGCCCCGTGGACGCCAATGCCCGCACCCTGCGCGCCATCCAGGAGGCCTTCGCGGCCCTGGGCGTCCGGTTCGCCGGCGACGGCGGCGGCCAGGTCGGGGTTCTTCGCGATGCGGCCGAGGCCCAGCCCGCGCCGCGCCGCGCCGCGCCCGACGCGGACGCCGACCTGCACCGCCTGATCTACCACAGCCGGATCGAGAGAACCGGCGAGGGCAGCCTGCGCCCGATGCTGGCCTACATCCACTCCGAAGCCCTGGCCCTGCACGCCGGCCTCGGCATCACGGGCATCATCTTCGCCCGGGAAGGCCACCTGCTGCAGGCCCTCGAAGGCGACCGGGCCAGCGTGCACCAGGCCTATCGCGCCATCAGCTGCTATCCCCAACACCGGGACCTTCGCCTGCTGGAGGATCGCTCCATCACGCGGCGCCAGTTCCCGGAATTCAGCTTCTGCTGCGGCCTGTTCCCTTCGGACATCCAGCTGACGGCGGGCGAACCCGCCTTTCAGGGCGAGTTCCAACCGGCCGCGCTGACGCCGAACGCGGCGGCGGGCCTGCTCGGCCTGGCGCAGGATCTTCAGCGGATGGCGCCGCGCAACGCCCGCGGCGCACCCGGCGCCTGCCCCTTGGCGGCGACCTGCATGGACTCCACCTGCAGCGGCGGACCACATCCGCCGGCAAGCGCCATTGCCCCTCAGGCGCATTGA
- the cheB gene encoding chemotaxis-specific protein-glutamate methyltransferase CheB, translated as MMIVDDSAVVRGVVRRLLEAEPGLEVAATATNGEAALRELGQRTVDVVLLDVEMPIMGGLEALRRIVVDHPAVKVVMVSTLTRRNAEISLEALRIGAADYVTKPEAGIAAAAEFGRDLIARVKALAASRGPRPTVPAASPRRIGGLGLRDGGGRPRLVRALGIGASTGGPPALLGLFRALQGGSGRQPILVAQHMPATFTALLAEQIERAAGRPCAEGRDGEPVLPGRIYVAPGGWHMTVENGPTSPIIRLDQTAPEHFCRPAVDPMLRSLATVYGDGALAAILTGMGADGAAGCEAVARAGGRFIAQDQATSAVWGMPAAAAATGLAEAVLPLDEIGPWLRRTTEAGA; from the coding sequence GTGATGATCGTCGACGATTCCGCGGTGGTGCGCGGGGTCGTCCGGCGTCTGCTGGAGGCGGAGCCTGGGCTTGAGGTGGCGGCGACCGCGACGAACGGCGAGGCGGCACTGCGCGAATTGGGACAACGCACGGTGGACGTCGTCCTGCTGGACGTCGAGATGCCGATCATGGGCGGGCTGGAGGCGCTGCGGCGGATCGTGGTCGACCACCCGGCGGTCAAGGTGGTCATGGTGTCGACCCTGACGCGGCGAAACGCCGAGATCAGTCTGGAGGCCCTGCGGATCGGCGCCGCCGACTATGTGACCAAGCCCGAGGCCGGCATCGCCGCCGCCGCCGAGTTCGGCCGCGACCTGATCGCCAGGGTGAAGGCGCTGGCCGCGTCGCGCGGCCCCCGGCCGACGGTCCCGGCCGCGTCGCCGCGCCGGATCGGCGGTCTCGGGCTTCGTGACGGAGGCGGTCGGCCGCGCCTGGTGCGCGCGCTGGGCATCGGCGCCTCGACCGGCGGGCCGCCCGCCCTGCTCGGACTGTTCCGGGCCCTGCAGGGCGGCAGCGGCCGGCAGCCCATCCTGGTGGCCCAGCATATGCCCGCCACCTTCACCGCCCTGCTGGCCGAACAGATCGAGCGCGCGGCGGGGCGGCCCTGCGCCGAGGGGCGGGACGGCGAGCCGGTCCTGCCGGGCCGCATCTATGTCGCGCCGGGCGGCTGGCACATGACGGTGGAGAACGGGCCGACCTCGCCGATCATCCGCCTGGACCAGACCGCGCCCGAGCATTTCTGCCGTCCGGCGGTGGACCCCATGCTGCGCAGCCTGGCGACCGTCTATGGCGACGGGGCCCTGGCGGCGATCCTGACGGGGATGGGGGCCGACGGGGCGGCGGGCTGCGAGGCGGTGGCGCGCGCCGGCGGCCGCTTCATCGCCCAGGACCAGGCCACCAGCGCGGTCTGGGGCATGCCGGCGGCGGCGGCGGCGACGGGGCTGGCCGAGGCCGTCCTGCCGCTGGACGAGATCGGGCCGTGGCTGCGGCGCACGACGGAGGCGGGGGCGTGA
- a CDS encoding CheR family methyltransferase: MTGPDFEHFCRLVKDRSGLVLTPHKGYLVESRLNQVARAEGLSGVPQLLERLRLGGPSVEPLLVRCVEAMATHESFFFRDGTPFDLLAGRVLPRLVEARAATRTLRIWCAACSSGQEPYSIAILLKEMGARLAGWRLEITATDLSRSILKKAEAGLYSDFEVRRGLTDARRERWFVREEQGWRVSPDLRALVGFRPHNLLDGGFPGGFDVIFCRNVLIYFDVEQKRTVLQGMARALAEDGALFLGSAETVLGVTDAFELTPGAAGLFRRPVGERARIA, from the coding sequence GTGACCGGGCCGGATTTCGAGCATTTCTGCCGTTTGGTGAAGGATCGCTCGGGCCTCGTCCTGACCCCGCACAAGGGCTACCTGGTCGAGAGCCGGCTGAACCAGGTGGCGCGCGCCGAGGGGCTGTCGGGGGTGCCGCAGCTGCTGGAGCGGCTGCGCCTGGGCGGGCCGTCGGTCGAGCCGCTGCTGGTCCGCTGCGTCGAGGCGATGGCGACGCATGAGTCCTTCTTCTTCCGTGACGGCACGCCGTTCGACCTGCTGGCCGGGCGGGTGCTGCCGCGGCTGGTCGAGGCGCGGGCGGCGACGCGGACGCTGCGGATCTGGTGCGCCGCCTGCTCCAGCGGCCAGGAGCCCTATTCCATCGCCATCCTGCTGAAGGAGATGGGCGCGCGGCTGGCCGGCTGGCGGCTGGAGATCACGGCCACCGATCTGTCGCGGTCGATCTTGAAGAAGGCCGAGGCGGGCCTCTACAGCGACTTCGAGGTTCGGCGCGGCCTGACCGACGCCCGGCGCGAGCGCTGGTTCGTGCGCGAGGAGCAGGGCTGGCGGGTCAGCCCGGACCTGCGCGCCCTGGTCGGCTTTCGCCCGCACAACCTGCTGGACGGCGGCTTTCCGGGCGGATTCGACGTGATCTTCTGCCGCAACGTCCTGATCTATTTCGACGTCGAGCAGAAGCGGACGGTGCTGCAAGGGATGGCGCGCGCCCTGGCCGAGGACGGCGCCCTGTTCCTGGGCAGCGCCGAGACGGTGCTGGGCGTCACCGACGCCTTCGAACTGACGCCGGGCGCGGCGGGCCTGTTCCGCCGCCCTGTCGGCGAGCGCGCCCGCATCGCCTGA
- a CDS encoding methyl-accepting chemotaxis protein produces the protein MTSGTAARSARPLDQDGKAPAAWTPDFRRLLDDAPVNVMICDLVDFRIAYANKATLATLRTIEHVLPIRADQLVGASIDVFHKNPAHQRRMLADPANLPHRATIEIGGEHLELLVSAVTDSKGRYVAAMTTWSLQTARVKAERDNQRLLRMLDDMPLNVMLCEPEELRLTYVNRRSVETLRPLQHLLPVAVDQMIGQSIDIFHKHPEHQRRLLADPSRLPHRALIQLGEHRLDLNIAAVRTPEGAISGLMLTWAVVTEQVRFIDRVNDFSQDVAGAAAALSRMAEGMAGSAEETNSQASAVAVASDEASSNVQTVAAAAEELSASIQEITRQVEQSSSISRHAVEEALSTDETMRGLADSAERVGEVVGLIQEIAAQTKLLALNATIESARAGEAGKGFAVVASEVKNLADQTARATKQIADQVSSIQKASQAAVSAIESIRRTIERASEASSAIASAVEEQGAATQEITRNVQEAAMGTREVSANIVAVTAAASDNAQAATDMLAATANLTDKARELDVLRAEIEAFMRA, from the coding sequence ATGACCAGCGGCACAGCGGCGCGCAGCGCCCGCCCCCTCGACCAAGACGGCAAGGCGCCCGCCGCCTGGACGCCCGACTTCCGGCGTCTTCTGGACGACGCCCCCGTCAACGTCATGATCTGCGACCTGGTCGACTTCCGCATCGCCTACGCCAACAAGGCCACCCTGGCGACGCTGCGCACGATCGAACACGTCCTGCCGATCCGCGCGGACCAGCTGGTCGGCGCCTCCATCGACGTCTTTCACAAGAACCCCGCCCACCAGCGCCGGATGCTGGCCGACCCGGCCAACCTGCCGCACCGCGCGACCATCGAGATCGGCGGCGAGCACCTGGAGCTGCTGGTCAGCGCGGTGACGGACAGCAAGGGGCGCTATGTCGCCGCCATGACGACCTGGTCGCTGCAGACCGCGCGCGTCAAGGCCGAGCGGGACAACCAGCGCCTGTTGCGGATGCTGGACGACATGCCCCTGAACGTCATGCTGTGCGAGCCGGAGGAGCTGCGGCTGACCTATGTGAACCGGCGCTCGGTCGAGACCCTGCGCCCACTGCAGCACCTTCTGCCGGTCGCGGTCGACCAGATGATCGGCCAGTCGATCGACATCTTCCACAAGCATCCCGAGCACCAGCGCCGCCTGCTGGCCGATCCGTCGCGCCTGCCGCACCGGGCGCTGATCCAGCTGGGCGAGCACAGGCTGGACCTCAACATCGCCGCCGTGCGAACGCCCGAGGGCGCAATCTCGGGCCTGATGCTGACCTGGGCGGTCGTGACCGAACAGGTGCGCTTCATCGACCGCGTCAACGACTTCAGCCAGGACGTCGCCGGGGCCGCCGCCGCCCTGAGCCGCATGGCGGAAGGCATGGCCGGCAGCGCCGAGGAGACCAACAGCCAGGCCTCGGCCGTGGCCGTCGCCTCCGACGAGGCCTCGTCCAACGTCCAGACCGTGGCCGCCGCGGCCGAGGAGCTGTCGGCCTCGATCCAGGAGATCACCCGCCAGGTCGAGCAGTCCAGCAGCATCTCGCGCCACGCGGTCGAGGAGGCCCTGTCCACCGACGAGACCATGCGCGGCCTGGCCGACTCGGCCGAGCGGGTCGGCGAGGTCGTCGGCCTGATCCAGGAGATCGCCGCCCAGACCAAGCTGCTGGCCCTGAACGCCACCATCGAGTCCGCCCGCGCGGGCGAGGCGGGCAAGGGCTTCGCCGTCGTCGCCTCGGAGGTGAAGAACCTGGCCGACCAGACGGCCCGCGCCACCAAGCAGATCGCCGATCAGGTCAGCTCGATCCAGAAGGCCAGCCAGGCCGCCGTCAGCGCCATCGAGAGCATCCGCCGCACCATCGAGCGCGCCAGCGAAGCCTCCTCCGCCATCGCCAGCGCGGTCGAGGAACAGGGCGCCGCGACGCAGGAGATCACCCGCAACGTCCAGGAAGCGGCCATGGGCACGCGCGAGGTCTCGGCCAACATCGTCGCCGTGACCGCCGCCGCCTCGGACAACGCCCAGGCCGCCACCGACATGCTGGCGGCGACGGCGAACCTGACGGACAAGGCGCGCGAGCTGGACGTGCTGCGCGCCGAGATCGAAGCCTTCATGCGGGCCTAG
- a CDS encoding chemotaxis protein CheW: protein MSAPDATAEAGLVSVQIGGQTFGVPVLEVQDVIAQTAISRIPLAPPEIAGSLNLRGRIVTAVDMRRRLGLPPPAALQEDGGVSVIVEQASGELYALMVDDVGDVLWLPPSAHEPTPSTLSPAWRRLCDGLYRLEDRLMLVLRTQAVLALDDPPPGDGPAA, encoded by the coding sequence ATGAGCGCCCCGGACGCGACCGCCGAGGCCGGACTGGTCTCGGTCCAGATCGGCGGCCAGACCTTCGGCGTGCCGGTGCTGGAGGTGCAGGACGTGATCGCCCAGACCGCGATCAGCCGCATCCCCCTGGCCCCGCCCGAGATCGCCGGCTCCCTGAACCTGCGCGGGCGCATCGTCACCGCCGTGGACATGCGCCGCCGCCTGGGCCTGCCGCCCCCGGCCGCCCTTCAGGAAGACGGCGGCGTCTCCGTCATCGTCGAACAGGCCTCGGGCGAGCTTTACGCCCTGATGGTCGACGACGTCGGCGACGTGCTGTGGCTGCCGCCCTCGGCGCACGAACCCACCCCGTCGACCCTGTCGCCCGCCTGGCGACGCCTGTGCGACGGCCTCTATCGGCTGGAGGACCGGCTGATGCTGGTGCTGCGCACCCAGGCCGTCCTGGCGCTGGACGACCCGCCGCCCGGCGACGGCCCCGCCGCCTGA